The following are encoded in a window of Streptomyces sp. SAT1 genomic DNA:
- a CDS encoding ABC transporter substrate-binding protein → MQRIWRAALVAVVALALAACTNAAATSGSTSTDQLRIGTLLDVTSWDPANADIGFDGPYLSAVYDPLVALDKNSRPVPALATSWSYSPDYLTLTMHLRTGVSFSDGQRFDAAAAVRNLEHLRSGVRSGQTYADVTSVTEVDADTIALHLKKKNDSLLYYMGLGRSWMASPAAIKAKSLTAAPVGSGPYTFRAGESTPGSQYVFTEKPRHWDRATYPYRTVKVFPIADPTASFNAMLSGQLDVNYANAADIPYAERNGWNIASKVATWVGIQFTDRTGKQLKPLGDVRVRQAINHAFDGAAILKSVGQGSGVATNQVFPAGDPAYDASLNDRYPFDMDKAKRLLAEAGYPDGFRVTMPMSSIFQAWQPAVQQILGQLGIKVTWKNMSPADYQKNASTFPMFVAVVALDSNSAASVDGRIASRQWFNPNPSTEAFPEIQSLLGRIQAATGDRQTALIRELDAKVTDTAWQDVWYQANNTYFSMKGITVTPITGMMFPTLRFIQRG, encoded by the coding sequence GGCCAACGCCGACATCGGCTTCGACGGGCCCTATCTGTCCGCCGTCTACGACCCGCTGGTCGCCCTGGACAAGAACTCCCGCCCCGTCCCCGCACTCGCCACGTCGTGGTCCTACTCCCCGGACTACCTGACCCTCACCATGCACCTGCGCACCGGGGTCTCCTTCAGCGACGGACAGCGCTTCGACGCGGCGGCCGCGGTGCGGAACCTGGAGCACCTCAGGTCCGGAGTCCGCTCCGGCCAGACGTACGCCGACGTCACGAGCGTCACCGAGGTGGACGCGGACACCATCGCCCTGCACCTCAAGAAGAAGAACGACTCGCTGCTCTACTACATGGGCCTGGGCCGCAGCTGGATGGCCTCGCCCGCCGCCATCAAGGCCAAGAGCCTCACCGCCGCACCGGTCGGCTCGGGCCCGTACACCTTCCGGGCCGGCGAGTCCACACCCGGATCGCAGTACGTGTTCACCGAGAAGCCCCGGCACTGGGACCGCGCCACCTACCCGTACCGCACGGTGAAGGTGTTCCCGATCGCCGACCCGACCGCCAGCTTCAACGCCATGCTCTCCGGCCAGCTCGACGTCAACTACGCCAACGCGGCCGACATCCCGTACGCCGAGCGCAACGGCTGGAACATCGCCTCCAAGGTGGCCACCTGGGTCGGCATCCAGTTCACCGACCGCACCGGCAAGCAGCTCAAGCCGCTCGGCGACGTCCGGGTGCGCCAGGCCATCAACCACGCCTTCGACGGCGCGGCCATCCTCAAGTCCGTCGGACAGGGCTCCGGCGTGGCGACCAACCAGGTGTTCCCGGCGGGCGACCCCGCCTACGACGCCTCGCTCAACGACCGCTACCCGTTCGACATGGACAAGGCCAAGCGGCTGCTGGCCGAGGCCGGCTACCCCGACGGCTTCCGGGTGACGATGCCGATGTCGTCGATCTTCCAGGCCTGGCAGCCCGCCGTCCAGCAGATTCTCGGCCAGCTCGGCATCAAGGTGACCTGGAAGAACATGTCACCGGCCGACTACCAGAAGAACGCCTCCACCTTCCCGATGTTCGTGGCGGTCGTGGCCCTCGACTCCAACTCGGCGGCGTCGGTGGACGGCCGGATCGCCTCCCGCCAGTGGTTCAACCCGAACCCCTCCACCGAGGCGTTCCCCGAGATCCAGTCGCTGCTCGGCAGGATCCAGGCGGCCACCGGCGACCGGCAGACCGCGCTGATCCGCGAACTGGACGCCAAGGTCACCGACACGGCCTGGCAGGACGTCTGGTACCAGGCGAACAACACCTACTTCAGCATGAAGGGAATCACGGTGACCCCCATCACCGGCATGATGTTCCCGACCCTGCGGTTCATCCAGCGCGGCTAG